ACGCCGCCCGCCGGCTGCTGTTCCTTCCCGACCTGTTCCACTACTGGCTGTCGGGCGAGCAGGCGACCGAACGCACCATCGCCTCGACCGGGTCGCTGCTCGACATCCAATCGGGCGAGTGGGACCTTGGGCTGATGGAGTTGCTCGGACTGCCGAAGGAGATCCTCGGCCCGATCGTTGATCCGGGCGCGCAGGTAGGGTTGCTCCGTGACACGCTCGCCGACGAGACCGGCGCGCCGCGCGGCCTGAAGGTCATCGCCCCCGCCTCGCACGACACGGCGTCGGCGATCGCCGCGGCGCCGGTCACCGACAACAGCGTGCCGTGGGCTTACCTGTCGAGCGGCACGTGGTCGCTGCTCGGCGCCGAGCTGCCGACGCCCTACTACAGCGAGGCGGCCTGCCACGCGCCGTTCACCAACGAGCGCGGCGTCGACAGCACGATCCGCTTCCTCAAGAACATCGCCGGGCTGTGGCTGATCCAAGAGCTGCGTCGCGAGTACGCCGACGCCGGCAGCGCGCACAGCTTCGCCGAGCTGGTCGACCAAGCCGAAGGCGTCGAGCCGTTCCGCACGCTGGTCGACCCGAACCACGCGAGCCTCGCCGCGCCGGGCGCCATGACGCCGCGGGTCGCCGAGCTGGCGGCCGCCGCCGGGCAACCAATCCCCGAGACGCCCGGCCAGTTCGTCCGGTGCTGCCTGGAGAGCCTGGCCCTCTGCTACGCCCAGACCGCCGGCAGGCTGGCGCAGTTCACCGGCCGGCCGGCCGAGCGGCTGCACGTCGTCGGCGGAGGCACCCAGAACAAGCTGCTCAACGGACTGACGGCCGGTGCGATGAACTGCGAGGTGCTGACCGGCCCGACCGAGGCGACCGCCATCGGCAACGCGCTGGTGCAGGCCATGGGCTGCGGCGTAATCGCGAATCTGACCGAGCTGCGGCAGGTGGTGGCCCGCTCGACGCCGGTCGACCGCGCCGAACCGGTTGGCGCCGCCGACCAGTGGCAGGCGGCCCGCGAACGCTTTGAAACACTGAGTCCATGACGATGCGACAGTTCGGTCCTCCGGCTGGCGCCGGGGGCTAGGTTCAGCACTCTGAGCTCTCGTTCCAGTAACTT
This Posidoniimonas polymericola DNA region includes the following protein-coding sequences:
- a CDS encoding rhamnulokinase, translating into MQSAHLAIDLGASSGRAMLGLLDGDPLRLELEEVHRFEHHACSVPTGIVWNLTGIWRQILHGLSVGAARCKERGLELTSIGVDCWGVDFVLVGAGGDVLGLPHCYRDARNEPASDRVVERLGGNEALYARTGIQRMPFNTVFQLEAIRAAEPAQLDAARRLLFLPDLFHYWLSGEQATERTIASTGSLLDIQSGEWDLGLMELLGLPKEILGPIVDPGAQVGLLRDTLADETGAPRGLKVIAPASHDTASAIAAAPVTDNSVPWAYLSSGTWSLLGAELPTPYYSEAACHAPFTNERGVDSTIRFLKNIAGLWLIQELRREYADAGSAHSFAELVDQAEGVEPFRTLVDPNHASLAAPGAMTPRVAELAAAAGQPIPETPGQFVRCCLESLALCYAQTAGRLAQFTGRPAERLHVVGGGTQNKLLNGLTAGAMNCEVLTGPTEATAIGNALVQAMGCGVIANLTELRQVVARSTPVDRAEPVGAADQWQAARERFETLSP